The following proteins are encoded in a genomic region of Dethiosulfovibrio faecalis:
- a CDS encoding OmpH family outer membrane protein — protein sequence MGMVKSVRLVALGVLFALVFSSVAIAAEKIGVIEPQKILFQHPKFEQVTKRVQAVLESKQNEAKSAIEKASDNKKKAEIYATKKQEAAVEEQKLMAPLFKEINLAIRTVAKAKGITVVLDKAQVFYGGVDLTEDVIQQLKKMNLSQ from the coding sequence ATGGGTATGGTTAAGTCTGTCAGGTTGGTAGCTCTTGGAGTTCTTTTCGCTTTGGTCTTTTCGTCCGTAGCGATAGCGGCGGAGAAGATCGGAGTTATCGAACCTCAGAAGATTCTTTTTCAGCATCCTAAGTTCGAGCAGGTAACTAAGAGGGTTCAGGCCGTTCTGGAGTCCAAACAGAACGAGGCTAAGTCCGCCATAGAGAAGGCCTCGGATAACAAGAAGAAGGCCGAGATCTACGCTACCAAGAAACAGGAGGCCGCCGTGGAGGAGCAGAAGCTCATGGCACCTCTCTTCAAGGAGATCAACCTCGCCATAAGAACTGTGGCCAAGGCCAAGGGTATAACCGTCGTTCTGGACAAGGCCCAGGTTTTCTACGGCGGGGTGGACCTCACCGAGGACGTCATCCAGCAGCTCAAGAAGA